One Brassica napus cultivar Da-Ae chromosome A5, Da-Ae, whole genome shotgun sequence DNA window includes the following coding sequences:
- the LOC106452645 gene encoding protein trichome birefringence-like 32, protein MKNIIRKKEIMTSSSLLSPSSSPLRKKRRLTHFFYTVLAFILLAAFIYCHDFLFFSRRSLHSPTTTTILHQVNDPPPPPPPSPPPPPPPTPSPPPPSPPPPAFAVGKTPEGCDVYRGHWVKDKSTRPLYKESDCPYIQPQLTCRAHGRPDTDYDSWRWQPDSCSLPSFDAKMMLESLRGKKMMFVGDSLNRGMYVSLVCLLHSQIPEHSKSMETFGSLTVFSLKDYNATIEFYWAPFLLESNSDNATVHRVSDRIVRKGSINIHGRHWRGADVVVFNTYLWWRTGFKMKILEGSFKDEKKKIVEMESEDAYRMALKTMVKWVKKNMDPLKTRVFFATMSPTHYKSEDWGGEQGKNCYNQTTPIQDMDHWPSDCSKTLMKVIGEELDGRKDFPVTVLNITQLSGYRKDAHTSIYKKQWSPLTKEQLANPVSYSDCIHWCLPGLQDTWNELLFAKLFYP, encoded by the exons atgaaaaacattattagaaagaaagaaataatgACATCGTCGTCGTTACTGTCACCGTCTTCTTCGCCTCTCCGTAAGAAACGCCGTCTCACTCACTTCTTCTACACCGTCCTCGCTTTCATCCTCCTCGCCGCCTTCATCTACTGCCAcgatttcctcttcttctctcgCCGTTCCCTTCACTCCCCGACGACTACGACGATCCTCCACCAAGTAAACGAccctcctcctccgcctcctccttctcctcctcctccgccgccacCGACACCATCTCCTCCGCCGCCTTCTCCTCCACCTCCAGCTTTTGCGGTGGGGAAGACGCCGGAAGGATGCGATGTGTACAGAGGGCATTGGGTCAAAGACAAGTCAACGCGGCCGTTATACAAAGAATCGGACTGTCCGTACATCCAGCCGCAGCTCACGTGCCGCGCGCATGGCCGTCCCGATACAGACTACGATTCGTGGAGATGGCAGCCTGACTCCTGCTCACTTCCCTC GTTCGACGCGAAGATGATGCTGGAGAGTCTAagagggaagaagatgatgttcgtCGGAGACTCCTTGAACAGAGGGATGTACGTCTCTCTCGTCTGTCTTCTCCATTCTCAGATCCCGGAACATTCCAAATCCATGGAAACCTTTGGTTCCCTCACCGTCTTCTCTCTCAAG GATTACAATGCAACGATTGAGTTCTACTGGGCACCGTTTCTCCTCGAATCGAATTCGGATAACGCTACTGTTCATAGAGTGTCGGATCGGATTGTGAGGAAGGGCTCTATCAACATTCACGGTAGGCATTGGCGTGGCGCTGACGTTGTTGTGTTTAACACTTACTTGTGGTGGAGGACTGGTTTCAAGATGAAGATCTT GGAAGGTTCGTTCAaggatgagaagaagaagatcgttGAGATGGAGAGCGAAGATGCGTACCGTATGGCGCTCAAGACTATGGTTAAATGGGTGAAGAAGAATATGGATCCATTGAAGACGAGAGTCTTCTTTGCTACCATGTCCCCTACTCATTACAA GAGCGAGGACTGGGGAGGGGAGCAAGGGAAGAACTGCTACAACCAAACGACGCCGATCCAAGACATGGACCATTGGCCATCGGACTGCAGCAAAACGTTGATGAAAGTGATCGGAGAGGAGCTAGACGGGAGAAAGGACTTTCCGGTGACGGTGCTGAACATTACACAGCTCTCAGGGTATAGGAAAGACGCGCACACGTCGATATACAAGAAGCAATGGAGCCCGTTGACGAAAGAGCAGCTAGCGAATCCGGTTAGCTACTCGGACTGTATACACTGGTGCTTGCCTGGTCTTCAAGATACTTGGAACGAGCTTCTCTTTGCTAAGTTATTTTATCCttga
- the LOC106345571 gene encoding ferritin-2, chloroplastic-like, translated as MLLKASPALSILNSGVGDLFPPSNVLFPSTTCRGSRLSVRAAKGTSTKSLTGVVFEPFEEVKKDMDLLVPTTPLTSLARHKFSDESESAVNEQINVEYNVSYIYHALYAYFDRDNVGLKGFANFFKDSSTEERGHAEKFMEYQNKRGGRVKLQSILMPFSEFDHEEKGDALYAMELALSLEKLTNEKLLKLQSVGVKNNDVQLVDFVESEFLGEQVEAIKKISEYVAQLRRIGKGHGVWHFDQMLLDEQELLHAG; from the exons ATGTTGCTTAAGGCTTCTCCCGCGCTTTCTATCTTGAACTCCGGTGTCGGAGATCTCTTTCCACCGTCGAATGTTCTGTTTCCTTCCACCACGTGCCGTGGATCTAGGTTGTCTGTTCGGGCGGCGAAAGGAACGAGCACAAAGTCTTTAACCGGAGTTGTGTTCGAGCCTTTTGAGGAAGTGAAGAAAGATATGGATCTGCTCGTTCCCACAACTCCTCTGACTTCTCTGGCCCGCCACAAGTTCTCGGACGAGTCCGAATCTGCTGTTAACGAACAGATCAA TGTGGAGTACAATGTCTCATACATCTATCATGCCTTGTATGCCTACTTTGACCGAGATAACGTTGGTTTGAAAGGTTTCGCCAA TTTCTTCAAAGATTCGTCTACTGAAGAACGGGGTCACGCTGAGAAGTTTATGGAGTACCAG AACAAGCGTGGTGGGAGAGTGAAGCTGCAGTCTATTCTGATGCCATTCTCTGAGTTTGATCACGAGGAGAAAGGTGATGCATTGTATG cTATGGAGCTTGCACTATCTTTGGAGAAACTTACAAATGAAAAGCTTCTCAAGTTGCAAAGT GTGGGTGTGAAAAACAACGATGTTCAGCTGGTTGATTTTGTCGAATCTGAGTTTCTAGGAGAGCAG GTCGAAGCTATCAAGAAAATCTCAGAGTACGTTGCACAGCTAAGAAGGATTGGAAAGGGTCATG GGGTGTGGCATTTTGACCAAATGCTTCTGGATGAGCAAGAGCTTCTGCATGCGGGTTAA
- the LOC106452644 gene encoding senescence associated gene 20-like: protein MRTLTGVSPPFQFSPLSVVSFGSTVIAEGCDAASSVSWIHAWTVSHGVITQVREYSNTSLTVTRIGSVVAGRSAEIRASHCPSVWESKFSGRAGKSVPGLVLAI from the coding sequence ATGCGCACGCTCACCGGCGTCTCTCCGCCGTTTCAATTCTCGCCTCTCTCCGTCGTCTCCTTCGGGTCCACCGTCATCGCCGAGGGCTGCGACGCCGCCAGCTCCGTCTCCTGGATCCACGCCTGGACCGTGTCGCATGGGGTGATCACTCAGGTGAGGGAGTACTCGAACACCTCGCTCACGGTTACAAGGATCGGCAGCGTCGTCGCCGGGCGCTCAGCGGAGATCAGGGCGTCGCATTGCCCCTCCGTGTGGGAGAGCAAATTCTCGGGTCGGGCGGGAAAGTCCGTTCCGGGTCTGGTTCTTGCGATTTGA
- the LOC106345570 gene encoding dehydration-responsive element-binding protein 2B, with the protein MAVYDQTGTHTVSISRKRKSRARADGTTVADRLKKWKEYNDSVNASSIKQGEKPKRKPPAKGSKKGCMKGKGGPENSHSSFRGVRQRVWGKWVAEIREPNKVSRLWLGTFPTAEEAASAYDEAAMAMYGPLARLNFPQQCVGSESLTSTSSQSEVCRDEDKAVLGVEQEDVDCKTRPVSEIKDVKEVCGDHAYTRLNEFDEEYWSRLSNGLEKPKEEEVIRPRQELDMLTVADYGWPGDMQNEQGFWDADDSFDIDELLRDIDVGLLTGHDPSQNQSQVVHPGGYDSHPLPIEPQDNNHELFNLSSLDGSLTKF; encoded by the coding sequence atggcagTTTATGACCAAACAGGAACCCATACAGTATCGATATCAAGGAAGAGGAAGTCAAGAGCTAGAGCAGACGGTACAACGGTAGCTGATAGACTTAAGAAGTGGAAAGAGTACAACGACTCTGTTAACGCTTCCTCTATAAAACAAGGAGAGAAACCGAAACGTAAACCTCCTGCTAAAGGGTCTAAGAAAGGCTGTATGAAAGGCAAAGGTGGACCGGAGAACTCTCACTCTAGCTTCAGAGGAGTTAGACAAAGAGTTTGGGGTAAATGGGTTGCTGAGATCCGTGAGCCTAATAAAGTAAGCAGGCTTTGGCTCGGCACTTTCCCTACGGCCGAAGAAGCTGCTTCTGCTTATGATGAAGCTGCTATGGCTATGTACGGTCCTTTAGCTAGGCTTAACTTTCCTCAGCAGTGTGTTGGCTCTGAGTCTCTTACTAGTACGTCAAGTCAGAGTGAGGTGTGTAGGGATGAGGATAAGGCGGTTCTTGGTGTGGAGCAAGAGGATGTTGATTGTAAAACTAGACCAGTTAGTGAGATTAAAGATGTCAAGGAAGTATGTGGTGATCATGCGTATACAAGGCTGAATGAGTTTGATGAGGAGTATTGGAGCAGACTGTCGAACGGGTTAGAGAAGCCGAAGGAGGAAGAAGTGATACGGCCGCGGCAGGAGTTAGATATGCTTACTGTTGCGGATTATGGTTGGCCTGGTGATATGCAAAACGAGCAGGGTTTTTGGGATGCGGATGATTCTTTTGATATTGATGAACTCCTTCGTGATATTGATGTAGGCCTGTTAACCGGTCATGATCCGTCCCAAAACCAAAGCCAGGTAGTACACCCTGGTGGATATGATTCACATCCTCTTCCGATAGAGCCACAAGACAATAATCATGAGTTATTCAACTTGAGTTCTCTGGATGGATCTTTGACAAAGTTCTGA
- the LOC125609084 gene encoding B3 domain-containing protein REM10-like has translation MAFYSKHIKGTTDEGNANAGDKAVVKLRSDASDLTWEVKMDGRRLTQGWQEFTTSHDLRVGDIVIFRHDGDLLFHVTTFGPSCCEIQYDDVFHKSSDSDLAMNQETRESVSPSDKSCFVARVTPTNLRKDSLFLPRGFSRSNGLTNRECEIILLNEYEKPWTASLIYYKTTGDVYIRTGWRRFCRENRKRVNGLLTFKLVQAGTKPVLQLCSSMHNRDCLRASSSRSQERFLTLTLTPYSLTKSKLCLPGKFVWLNGIENARKITLVDRYGVKRTTSLRPDNNYGAMRMGKEWREFCEANGVKAGESFTLELIKEEEEEEEDTAATHLLKFCTKA, from the exons ATGGCGTTCTACTCTAAGCACATAAAGGGAACAACCGACGAGGGCAATGCCAACGCCGGTGATAAAGCTGTGGTAAAGCTGAGATCGGACGCTTCTGATTTAACCTGGGAAGTTAAGATGGACGGTCGGAGACTCACCCAAGGCTGGCAAGAGTTCACCACCAGTCATGATCTCCGGGTCGGTGACATAGTCATCTTTAGACATGATGGAGATTTGTTGTTCCATGTCACAACTTTTGGGCCCAGTTGCTGTGAGATACAATACGATGATGTCTTTCATAAATCCTCTG ATTCAGATTTAGCGATGAATCAAGAAACAAGAGAATCAGTCTCTCCATCAGATAAATCTTGTTTTGTAGCTCGTGTCACCCCGACTAATCTAAGAAAAGATTCACTG TTTCTTCCAAGAGGCTTTTCCAGGTCTAATGGTTTGACGAATCGTGAGTGCGAGATCATTCTACTGAATGAATATGAGAAACCATGGACAGCGTCGCTGATCTACTACAAAACAACGGGTGATGTTTACATCCGAACCGGCTGGAGAAGATTCTGCCGCGAAAATAGGAAAAGAGTTAATGGTTTGTTGACTTTCAAACTTGTACAAGCAGGTACAAAACCTGTTCTCCAGTTGTGTTCATCCATGCACAACCGAGACTGTCTCCGAGCTTCATCTTCAAGAAGCCAAGAAAGATTCTTGACATTAACTCTCACACCGTACAGTCTCACGAAGTCTAAATTG TGTCTACCGGGAAAATTTGTGTGGTTGAATGGTATCGAGAACGCAAGGAAGATAACTCTTGTGGACAGATATGGTGTTAAAAGGACAACGAGTCTTAGACCTGATAACAATTATGGAGCAATGAGAATGGGAAAAGAGTGGAGAGAGTTCTGTGAAGCTAATGGAGTGAAGGCTGGTGAGTCCTTTACGCTGGAACTcatcaaggaagaagaagaagaagaagaagacacagCTGCTACTCATCTACTTAAGTTCTGCACCAAAGCCTGA
- the LOC106345569 gene encoding uncharacterized protein LOC106345569: MGAGRKTETYKQEDVQNLYGTMSVRKLQKGDLCGVIFGCKFSTIKECHAKNLFGLPGPHMAYIKNIEPGLTLFLFNYSDRTLHGVFEAASEGKLNIDPKAWSHNGTDPSPYPAQVKVRVRVKCEPLSEETFGPAIADNYKDEKIFWFELDRVQTNKLLRLFKPSPYVRAPPSTSKHVVASPSSSSRKAIPASSLVEIGDVGGAPRVDKWSSLFKQDSKDEKTKECEVAQKPVSQSGPSYSSVLRNAISESSARREAPSQASKGVVSSRQDVIVNTCEQHIFHATQNGNSAKAKNIIGPSKGSSGEDAYSEIDWDAASNFQAHLKGLNMILEDPRDKDGYNEGNIGFASSSSVMDNDWEDERVSWEYEEENNIDKSSCGSSYVTAMSGDAFEDNGEEKEKLCLDVLREIWAEVKEMKQTQMKQAEYMISLQMDLLESRKEILRLKGLYGSS, from the exons atgGGTGCAGGGAGGAAGACAGAGACCTATAAGCAAGAGGATGTCCAAAACCTATATGGAACCATGTCTGTGAGGAAGCTTCAGAAGGGAGATCTCTGCGGTGTTATATTTGGATGCAAGTTCAGCACAATTAAAGAGTGTCACGCTAAGAACTTGTTTG GCTTACCAGGCCCTCACATGGCTTACATCAAGAACATTGAACCTGGTCTGACGCTGTTCTTGTTCAACTACAGCGACAGAACACTTCACGGTGTCTTTGAAGCCGCGAGTGAAGGAAAGCTGAACATTGATCCCAAAGCTTGGTCTCATAATGGTACAGATCCAAGTCCGTACCCTGCTCAGGTAAAGGTACGTGTCCGAGTGAAGTGTGAGCCTTTGTCTGAAGAAACGTTTGGACCAGCGATTGCTGATAATTACAAGGATGAGAAGATCTTTTGGTTTGAACTTGACCGAGTTCAGACAAACAAGCTGCTACGTTTGTTTAAACCATCACCATATGTAAGGGCACCACCATCAACATCCAAACATGTTGTtgcatcaccatcatcatcgtCTAGAAAGGCTATTCCGGCTTCTTCTCTTGTGGAGATAGGTGATGTAGGAGGAGCGCCACGTGTTGATAAGTGGAGCAGTCTTTTCAAACAAGACTCAAAAGATGAAAAAACTAAAGAATGTGAAGTAGCTCAAAAACCTGTGTCACAATCTGGTCCAAGttactcatcagttctgagaaATGCGATCAGTGAATCTTCAGCTAGACGTGAAGCTCCATCTCAAGCAAGTAAAGGAGTTGTGTCCTCACGCCAAGATGTCATAGTGAACACTTGCGAACAACACATTTTCCATGCAACACAAAATGGGAATTCTGCTAAGGCTAAGAATATAATAGGACCTAGCAAGGGAAGTTCTGGTGAGGATGCATATTCAGAGATTGATTGGGATGCTGCATCAAACTTCCAAGCCCATCTGAAAGGACTCAACATGATTTTGGAGGATCCTAGGGATAAGGATGGTTACAATGAGGGTAACATAggatttgcttcttcttcttctgtgatGGACAATGATTGGGAAGATGAGAGGGTATCTTGGGAATATGAGGAAGAGAATAATATAGATAAATCATCGTGTGGGTCCTCGTATGTTACCGCCATGTCAGGGGACGCATTTGAGGACAatggagaagagaaagagaagcttTGTCTGGATGTCTTGCGTGAG atatggGCGGAAGTGAAAGAGATGAAGCAAACTCAGATGAAACAAGCTGAGTATATGATCTCGTTGCAGATGGATCTG CTTGAGTCAAGAAAAGAGATACTTCGACTGAAAGGGCTATATGGAAGTTCTTAA